The sequence below is a genomic window from Bacteroidota bacterium.
CTATACTTTTAATCCTCTTCCAAATGGCGAAATGCCTCATCTCGGAGATTTGCATTTGCTTACAAAAAACAGCATGCCACCAACAGCAATCAATCAGCGCAATTTTTCTTTGCTTGCCGACCCGGCTCTTTCGCTCAACTATCCGGACTATTCTGTTGCCACCACAGACATAAATGACTCTCTGGTTAATGTATTAAAACTCGATACCGCCAGAGCCCTGAGCAAAGTATCTGTTAAAGGAGAGGTGCGCGATATGAACGGAAATCTTCTTACCAATTTCAATGGAATAATTTATCCTACTGTTTTTGATAAAGCCAGAAAAATCACTACTCTGTCAAATGACCCCACAAGTCCGCCAAAAACTTTTTACCTCCAGAAAAATATTCTCTTCAAAGGAAAGGCAAGCGTTACAAACGGAAAGTTTTCATTCTCCTTCATCGTTCCGAAAGATATTGCTTATAATTTTGATAAAGGAAGAATCAGTTATTACTCGCACAACGGATATCAGGATGCCAGCGGATATTTTGAAGACTTCATTATAGGCGGAACAGATTCAACCGCACCGCAGGATTATGCAGGCCCTGACATAAAACTTTATATGAACAATGAAAAATTTGCCTACGGAGGAATTACAGATGCCAATCCTAAAATTTATGCCTTGGTAAGCGATTCAAACGGAATCAACACCGCAGGAATAAGCATCGGTCATGACATTACAGCCGTGCTCGATGGAAACACCGTTCAGCCCATTGTGCTGAATGACTATTATGAATCTGAACTAAACAATTATAAAAAAGGAACGGTACGCTATCCGCTGAAAGATCTTGCTGAAGGAAATCATAATCTTACCGTAAAGGTTTGGGATGTTTACAATAACTCCTCTTCCACATCCACAGAATTTGTAGTGGCTTCCTCTGCCGAACTCGCACTTAAGCATGTATTGAACTATCCGAATCCCTTCACCACAAAAACTTCTTTTTACTTTGAACATAACAAATGCTGCACAAACATGGATGTGCAGATTCAGATATTTACCGTATCAGGCAAACTCATTAAAAGCATTTATCAGCTTATAAATATGGATGGCTACCGTTCTTCACCCATTGAATGGGATGGCACCGATGATTATGGCGATAAAATAGGGCGCGGAGTGTATGTTTACCGCCTGCGCGTTAAAGCTTCGGGCGAAACTGCCGAGCAGTTTGAAAAGTTGGTCATTCTTAAATAAATTTCAATAATTGATATATATATTTAAAACAATTATATGAGAACTTAAAATACTGATATGGATATTTGAAGTCCTGATACACATATTTGAAATACTTATACGGGGACTTGGAATATTGATGCGTGAACTTGAAATATTGATACGAGAACTTTAGATACTGATACGGAAACTTGAAATACTGATACGAAAACTTTATATATTGATACGGCAGTTTGAAACTTTTATCTAATTTTGCCTATCTCAAAACAAAATCTATGCTGAAATTAGACATACACACACTCTGCCGCCTGCACAACCAGCCTAATGCGCGCGCTTACCTCAATAAAAGTGGCTTTTCCTATTGGGTTTCGCACAAATTTGCCAAAAACAAAACCAATTCCATTTCGCTTCATGATTTAGAACTGCTGTGCAAAGTATTCAAGTGCACTCCCAACGATTTATTTGAATGGATTCCAGATGCTCAGGAAAAAGATACCCCCGATAACCCGCTGTCTAAACTTAAAAAATCAAAAGTTGAAATAAACCTCAACCAGATTCCTTTGGAACATCTGAAAGAAATAGCCAAACTCATCAGAGAGAAAAAGTAACGAATTTATAATGGAACAAATTCAGAACTCCTTGTTCCTTCTCAAACCTGACTACTTTCGCTATACCATACAATAAAATAATATCTTTGGCGTTCTTTTCGCAACAATATATATTATCCCTGATGAAAATAATCAAAACCCGTCAGATTCTTCCTCTTCTGTTTATTTCTGTTGCGGGAAGCATTTCTATTCCTGAAAAAACCTTTGCTCAGCAGTTAACCACCGACCAGCTTCTTGGGCAACTGAACACCATTACCACCGCTGTTCCTTTCCTTCTTATTGCTCCTGATTCGCGAGCTGGCGCCATGGGCGATGCTGGCGTTGCTTCTTCACCTGATGCAAACTCCATGCACTGGAATCCATCCAAGTATGCGTTTGTAAAAAAACAAACCGGCATTTCCATTTCTTATACTCCCTGGCTCAGGGCGCTTGTTCCCGATATAAACCTTGCTTATCTTTCCGGATATTATAAAATGAAAAAGAACGGAACTGTTGCCGCTTCGCTCCGTTATTTTTCTCTTGGAGATATTACGTTCACGGATATTGTCGGAAACACAATCGGCCAGTTTCGCCCAAATGAATTTGCAGTTGATATGGGTTATGGCACAAAATTAGGCAACCATTTTTCAGGAGGCGGTGCCATCCGATATATTCATTCGAATCTTACCGGAAACATTACTGTTCAAAATTCGGCAACACATTCAGGAAATTCTGTTGCTGCCGATGTTTCAGGATATTATCAGGGCGATGAAAAAGAAATCAGCGGAAAGCAATCCATCTGGCGCTTTGGAGCTAACATCTCCAACATAGGAGCAAAAATTTCTTACAGCGATCAGGGCGAAAAAGATTTCATCCCCATCAATATGAAACTTGGCTCTTCGCTTCACATGCAGTTGGATGATTACAACGAAGTTTCTTTTCTGCTTGACATTAATAAACTTCTGGTGCCTACACCAGACAGTACTGGAGATTCTCAAAGCAAATCTGTTGTGAGTGGCATGATCGGCTCATTCAGCGATGCTCCTGCGGGTTTCAAAGAGGAATTGCGTGAAATAAATATTGGCGGAGGATTTGAATACTGGTATGCGAAACAGTTTGCCCTGCGCGCAGGATATTTTAATGAGCCCTCCACAAAAGGCGGAAGAAAATTTATTACACTCGGGCTTGGAGTGAAGTACACCGTGTTTGGTCTTGACTTTGCGTATCTCATCCCTACCGAACAGCGCCATCCGCTTCAGAACACACTTCGATTTACTCTTTTGTTCGACTTTGATTCCTTTAAAGATAAAGACGCTTCGCCAGGAAGCGGAGATGCCGACAGAAAAAATTAATAAAGAACTGATGAAGCAATTCTTTGTATGAAGATACGCGTTGGTTTCGGTTATGATGTGCACCCGCTGAAAGAAGGAAATGATTTCTGGCTCGGAGGAATAAAAATTCCGCATACAAAAGGAGCAGTCGGACATTCAGATGCCGACACATTGATTCATGCCATTTGCGATTCGCTGCTAGGCGCTGCCAATCTGGGCGACATCGGCACGCATTTTCCAAACACTTCGGATGAATTCAAAAATATTGACAGCAAAATACTTTTGAAAAAAGTTGTTGCGCTCCTGAAAAAAGAAGGATACGAAATCGGAAATGTAGATTGCACGCTTTGCCTTGAAACGCCCAAGATAATGCCCTACGTTCCCGATATGAAAAAAATTCTTGCGGAGACGATGAAAATGCCTCTCAAGAATATTTCCATCAAAGCCACCACTACTGAAAAGCTCGGGTTTGTTGGACGTGAAGAAGGTGTTTGCGCCTATGCCGTTTGCCTGCTGATGGGTTATTGAAAGCCCATCCCCAACCCTTCCCAAAGGACAACCGTAGGTTGCTAGCGTAGCGCTGAGAAATAGTAATTTTACATTCACAAATTCCTCTCCCCTTGGGGGAGAGTTAGAGAGGGGCTTTTTATGTATATCTATAATGTAACGGTTACGATTGAATCTGACATCCATGATGCATGGCTGAAGTGGATGAAAGAAGTCCATGTGCCTGATGTGATGCGTACAGGATTTTTTGTTGAGAATAAAATCTGTAAACTGATAACTGAAGGATCAGAAATCACGTATGCAATTCAATACACGTTCCGCAAGATGGATGATTTGAATGCCTATCAACACACCCACGCTCCGCGATTACAGAAAGAACACGCTGAAAAATTCAAAGACAAGTTCGCCTCCTTCCGAACCATTCTTGAAATCATCTGATGTCGAATATTGTTTCTCCCAAAAAGCATCTCGGACAACATTTTCTAAGGGATGAGAACATCGCTAAAAAAATTGTCAGCTCACTTTCCAGAAAAGATGATTATAAAACTGTCGTAGAAGTTGGTGCGGGCACAGGCGTTCTGACAAAATATCTTCTGCAGGAAAAAGATTTTGAAACGTATGTTGTTGAAGTTGACAGAGAGTCAATTGCATTCCTTAAAAAAAACTTTCCTCAATCAGAAGGAAGAATAATTGAAAAGGATTTTTTAGACTTTATGCCTGAGTGGCTTCCATCAACCATCAACCCCGTTGGAAATATTTCCTACGGGGTCAACCATCAGCCATTAGCCATCATTGGGAATTTCCCATACAACATTTCCTCACAGATTCTTTTCAAAGTGCTGGAATATAAAAATCAGATTCCTGAAGTGGTGGGAATGTTTCAGAAAGAAGTAGCAGAACGAATCGCCTCACCGCCAGGAAATAAAACGTATGGAATCCTCAGTGTGCTGATGCAGGCGTTTTACAAAATTGAATTCCTGTTTACAGTAAACCCGCAGGTATTCAATCCTCCACCCAAAGTAAAATCGGCTGTTATTCGTCTGACAAGAAATGATGTGAAGAAATTAGATTGCGATGAAGAATTATTTTTTCAGGTAGTAAAAGCAGGATTCAATCAGCGAAGAAAAACTTTGCGAAATGCAGTCGGTGCAAAGTTTAATGTGAAAAATTTGGAATCAGAACTCCTGAACAAACGAGCCGAACAACTTTCAGTAAATGATTTTGTAGCTCTGACTCAACTAATTTCTACTTAAGAGAGCCTATGCTATCCAGTTCCTGCGGGCTCAAACTCGGAGGCATAATATTGTTCTTGATTTTATATACCACCAGTTCAGCGGCTTTGTGCGCCTGTTCTTTTGTATGAAAACCTCGCATTCCATTGATAGCCGGAATATGCGGCTGGTGATTATACACTGCATCATAGATTAAGATGTTGTAGCCGAATCCCGTAAGTTTAGGATCTTGCTTCACCGTATCATTATTGAAAACCTGTATGTCAATCTTCGCGTTCTTGTAAGGGTTGTCTGCAGGTTTTTTATTTTTCTGCGCTTCCTGCATTTCCTTCATTTCTTTTTCTTCCATTGACATGGGATTTTCTGACTTGGCTTCAGAAACAGAATCTTTGGTCTCTTTATTGGCTTCCTCTTTGCCGTTGCTGCATGAAAACAGGAAGAGGATTGCAGGGAGAAAAATAAAATATTTTTTCATATAAAGATTGTTAGTGAGCGAATATACAATTTCTATTTTTTCTTGCCGAAGTATTCTTTCATAGGATTCCAGTAATATTCTTTCCATCCCTTAATGATTGCTTGATGATCGGATTCCGGAACTCCGGAATGGGTGAACACCAGACGTGTTCCTCCTTTAATTTTACTGAACCGAAAAGTTGCTTTTGCGAAATGTCCCTTTTCCCAATTCTGCGCATGCCACGACTGAACAATTTTTTCCCCCGGCTTCAATTCAAGATTCACGCCTCCGTGATAACCGTCATAAGCATAATATTTTCCACCTACATTTTTACTGATGACTGCTTTTGCTCCAGTAAATGTGCTGTGTTTCTTTGAATCCATCAATGCATCGTATACTTCTTGTGGCGACACATTAAAAGCAACTGTTTGTTTTATTGTTTTTGTTTTCATTTTTTTAGATTACACAGATTAATAATTCATAATTACACCGATTTCATCTTTCGTATTTTTCGTTCGGTTTTGCTTTTCGAGATTTACCAACTTCCTCCTGCTCCTCCGCCTCCAAAACTTCCTCCGCCAAATCCTCCAAAACCACCGCTGCTTCCGCCACCAAAACCTCCGCCTCCAAAACTTCCCCAGCCACCGCCATAATAAGTTCTTCCTCCGCTTGTGATGGTATGTCCGCGGGAATTTTTGAATACAAAAACGAAAAGCAATATTAAAATAAATACGCCAATAAAAAACCACGGTAAGCTTTGCTGATTATTTTTTTGATAATCCTGATAATTAAATTCTTTTTTCGCCAGAGAAATCAAAACATCTGTGGCGGCATCAAGACCGTTATAAAAGTTTCCGTTTTTAAATTGCGGAATAATTTCATTTTCCACAATTCGTTTTGCTGTGGCGTCAGGAACAACTCCTTCGAGCCCGTAACCGGAAGCAATGTAGGCATCGCGCTGCCCCGAACCTCCGGTTGGTTTAATCATTATCACAATTCCATTATCAAACTTTCCCTGCCCCACTCCCCATTGTTCACCGAGGCGCGTACAAAATTCATTCGGGTCATATCCGCACAAATCATCTACAATCACAATCACAATCTGGTTGGAAGTTTCTTTACTGAATTGGACGAGCTTATTTTCCAGCATCTGTTCTTCATCAGCAGAAAGAAAATCAGGAAACTCTTGCGA
It includes:
- the porV gene encoding type IX secretion system outer membrane channel protein PorV, encoding MKIIKTRQILPLLFISVAGSISIPEKTFAQQLTTDQLLGQLNTITTAVPFLLIAPDSRAGAMGDAGVASSPDANSMHWNPSKYAFVKKQTGISISYTPWLRALVPDINLAYLSGYYKMKKNGTVAASLRYFSLGDITFTDIVGNTIGQFRPNEFAVDMGYGTKLGNHFSGGGAIRYIHSNLTGNITVQNSATHSGNSVAADVSGYYQGDEKEISGKQSIWRFGANISNIGAKISYSDQGEKDFIPINMKLGSSLHMQLDDYNEVSFLLDINKLLVPTPDSTGDSQSKSVVSGMIGSFSDAPAGFKEELREINIGGGFEYWYAKQFALRAGYFNEPSTKGGRKFITLGLGVKYTVFGLDFAYLIPTEQRHPLQNTLRFTLLFDFDSFKDKDASPGSGDADRKN
- a CDS encoding 2-C-methyl-D-erythritol 2,4-cyclodiphosphate synthase, whose protein sequence is MKIRVGFGYDVHPLKEGNDFWLGGIKIPHTKGAVGHSDADTLIHAICDSLLGAANLGDIGTHFPNTSDEFKNIDSKILLKKVVALLKKEGYEIGNVDCTLCLETPKIMPYVPDMKKILAETMKMPLKNISIKATTTEKLGFVGREEGVCAYAVCLLMGY
- a CDS encoding DUF4907 domain-containing protein gives rise to the protein MKKYFIFLPAILFLFSCSNGKEEANKETKDSVSEAKSENPMSMEEKEMKEMQEAQKNKKPADNPYKNAKIDIQVFNNDTVKQDPKLTGFGYNILIYDAVYNHQPHIPAINGMRGFHTKEQAHKAAELVVYKIKNNIMPPSLSPQELDSIGSLK
- the rsmA gene encoding 16S rRNA (adenine(1518)-N(6)/adenine(1519)-N(6))-dimethyltransferase RsmA, whose amino-acid sequence is MSNIVSPKKHLGQHFLRDENIAKKIVSSLSRKDDYKTVVEVGAGTGVLTKYLLQEKDFETYVVEVDRESIAFLKKNFPQSEGRIIEKDFLDFMPEWLPSTINPVGNISYGVNHQPLAIIGNFPYNISSQILFKVLEYKNQIPEVVGMFQKEVAERIASPPGNKTYGILSVLMQAFYKIEFLFTVNPQVFNPPPKVKSAVIRLTRNDVKKLDCDEELFFQVVKAGFNQRRKTLRNAVGAKFNVKNLESELLNKRAEQLSVNDFVALTQLIST
- a CDS encoding helix-turn-helix transcriptional regulator is translated as MLKLDIHTLCRLHNQPNARAYLNKSGFSYWVSHKFAKNKTNSISLHDLELLCKVFKCTPNDLFEWIPDAQEKDTPDNPLSKLKKSKVEINLNQIPLEHLKEIAKLIREKK
- a CDS encoding SRPBCC domain-containing protein encodes the protein MKTKTIKQTVAFNVSPQEVYDALMDSKKHSTFTGAKAVISKNVGGKYYAYDGYHGGVNLELKPGEKIVQSWHAQNWEKGHFAKATFRFSKIKGGTRLVFTHSGVPESDHQAIIKGWKEYYWNPMKEYFGKKK
- a CDS encoding TPM domain-containing protein, producing MKKLILASGFWLLASFSFASDNCIPSKPSPPRLVNNLSQEFPDFLSADEEQMLENKLVQFSKETSNQIVIVIVDDLCGYDPNEFCTRLGEQWGVGQGKFDNGIVIMIKPTGGSGQRDAYIASGYGLEGVVPDATAKRIVENEIIPQFKNGNFYNGLDAATDVLISLAKKEFNYQDYQKNNQQSLPWFFIGVFILILLFVFVFKNSRGHTITSGGRTYYGGGWGSFGGGGFGGGSSGGFGGFGGGSFGGGGAGGSW
- a CDS encoding DUF4286 family protein; amino-acid sequence: MYIYNVTVTIESDIHDAWLKWMKEVHVPDVMRTGFFVENKICKLITEGSEITYAIQYTFRKMDDLNAYQHTHAPRLQKEHAEKFKDKFASFRTILEII